One genomic region from Bacillota bacterium encodes:
- a CDS encoding elongation factor Tu, whose amino-acid sequence TGTMKLPEGVEMVMPGDNVRIEVELIAPIAMEEGLRFAVREGGHTVGAGVVTKIIE is encoded by the coding sequence ACGGGCACAATGAAGTTGCCGGAGGGCGTGGAGATGGTGATGCCTGGGGACAACGTGCGGATAGAGGTAGAGTTAATCGCGCCGATAGCGATGGAGGAGGGCTTGCGCTTTGCGGTGCGTGAAGGTGGTCACACGGTAGGCGCAGGTGTGGTCACCAAGA